In one Neobacillus sp. CF12 genomic region, the following are encoded:
- a CDS encoding sugar phosphate isomerase/epimerase family protein, with the protein MKLATQDRSFFGEGFEEKLSKVKELGFEGLEIGGDVLINRFEEIKKAVKTTGVPISSICGGYRGWIGAFEEEERKLAISDIGEILRYTAEIGATGVIAPAAFGIFSRKLPPFTPPRTAEEDREVLLDSLEKINVLAKEAGSILFLEPLNRYEDHMINRLEQAKSLIEQGGFSSVKVLADFFHMNMEEANVAKSIMEVNHLIGHVHLADSNRLMPGKGHIDFDSGFQALQKMYFSGFMSIECEISGDPEKSYLESAAFLKSNIIKGGGNL; encoded by the coding sequence ATGAAATTAGCAACTCAAGACAGAAGTTTTTTTGGTGAAGGCTTTGAAGAAAAACTATCAAAAGTAAAAGAACTTGGTTTCGAAGGACTTGAAATTGGCGGCGATGTATTAATAAACCGTTTTGAAGAAATAAAGAAAGCAGTTAAAACAACTGGGGTTCCCATTAGTTCTATTTGCGGCGGTTATAGGGGATGGATTGGTGCCTTTGAGGAGGAGGAAAGAAAATTGGCCATCTCAGACATCGGTGAAATCTTGCGCTATACCGCAGAAATTGGAGCAACAGGGGTCATTGCACCAGCCGCCTTTGGAATATTTTCAAGAAAACTTCCACCGTTCACCCCTCCAAGAACGGCAGAAGAAGACCGGGAAGTGTTATTGGATTCTTTGGAAAAAATAAATGTTTTGGCAAAAGAAGCTGGAAGTATTTTATTTTTGGAACCGCTGAATCGCTATGAAGACCATATGATCAATCGTTTAGAGCAGGCGAAATCATTAATAGAACAGGGCGGATTTTCATCTGTAAAAGTACTTGCGGATTTCTTCCACATGAATATGGAAGAAGCAAATGTCGCGAAAAGCATTATGGAAGTAAATCACCTCATCGGGCACGTGCATTTAGCCGATAGCAACCGACTCATGCCTGGAAAGGGGCATATTGATTTTGATTCTGGTTTTCAAGCTTTGCAAAAAATGTACTTTTCGGGGTTCATGTCAATTGAGTGTGAGATTTCCGGAGACCCGGAAAAATCGTATCTTGAGTCCGCTGCTTTTCTTAAATCAAACATAATTAAAGGGGGAGGCAATTTATGA